The Clostridiales bacterium genomic sequence TTTGTATTTTACTATAAGGCTCGTGCATACGTCGGTCATCATGTTTGAAATCTCGTCCGCACTGAACGAGCACACGCCGGTCACGATAAGCGTAGCTATTCCGTGCGTGTACAGCCACATATTCACGTATAGCTTTTTCGCCGTCGCTTCATCGAACCCGTAGCCGTCGACTATCGAGCGCAAGATCTCTTTTGCGCTGTCGTCGACTAAATTTAGAATATAGTTCACGTCAGGCGTGCCGTGCATATCGCGCATAAATAGTAACGCAAACAGCTGCGGACGCTCGCTCGCAAACCGAATATAGCTTTTGCCTACACCCTTAAATGCAGGGCTTTCGGTAAGCCCCTCGTCCACGTACGACTTGTATACCGACTTTGCCGCTGTGATAACCTGGGTCAAAACCTCGTCCATGCTCGAAAACAGCGTAAAGATCGGGCGCGCCGAACT encodes the following:
- a CDS encoding TetR/AcrR family transcriptional regulator produces the protein MPPKAKFTREEVISAALGIVEQEGEKALTARSLGGALNSSARPIFTLFSSMDEVLTQVITAAKSVYKSYVDEGLTESPAFKGVGKSYIRFASERPQLFALLFMRDMHGTPDVNYILNLVDDSAKEILRSIVDGYGFDEATAKKLYVNMWLYTHGIATLIVTGVCSFSADEISNMMTDVCTSLIVKYKTQGGK